The Diospyros lotus cultivar Yz01 chromosome 15, ASM1463336v1, whole genome shotgun sequence genome has a window encoding:
- the LOC127792666 gene encoding vesicle-associated protein 4-2-like isoform X2: MEAPAEQKRAWNLCGMSFCHSSNTVSSSSSQRVHQHSQVLDQSNLHSSKTVSSMAKSLLPARRRLSLDPQNKLYFPYEPGKQVRSAIRIKNTSKSYVAFKFQTTAPKSCYMRPPGGVLDPGKSLIATENNEKLVDQKSRVKFKIMSLKVEGAMDYVPEQFEEQRAQVVVEKVLQVVFLDPEQPCPALEKLNQQLAEAEAAMEARKKPPEETGPHIVGEGLVIDEWKERRERYLAQQQVEGVDSV; this comes from the exons ATGGAAGCGCCCGCCGAGCAAAAGAGGGCTTGGAACCTCTGTGGGATGTCGTTTTGCCACTCCTCAAACACcgtttcctcttcttcttcgcaGAGAGTTCACCAACACAGCCAAGTTTTGGATCAGTCCAATCTTCATTCTTCCAAGACAGTTTCGTCCATGGCCAAGTCCCTTCTCCCCGCTAGGCGCAGGCTCAGTCTGGATCCCCAGAATAAACTCTACTTTCCCT ATGAACCTGGTAAACAGGTCAGGAGCGCCATTAGAATTAAAAACACAAGCAAGTCTTATGTAGCTTTCAAG TTTCAAACAACTGCACCAAAAAGTTGTTATATGCGTCCTCCAGGAGGTGTTCTTGATCCTGGCAAAAGTCTTATTGCAACAG AGAACAATGAGAAGCTGGTAGATCAGAAGAGCAGGGTTAAGTTCAAAATTATGAGCCTGAAAGTGGAAGGGGCTATGGATTATGTACCAGAGCAG TTTGAGGAGCAAAGGGCACAAGTAGTAGTGGAGAAGGTTCTGCAAGTTGTTTTCCTTGACCCTGAGCAACCTTGCCCT GCACTGGAAAAGCTTAATCAACAATTAGCTGAAGCCGAGGCTGCAATGGAGGCACGCAAAAAGCCTCCAGAAGAGACAGGCCCGCACATTGTTGGTGAAGGACTAGTTATAGATGAATGG aaagaaagaagggaaaGATACCTGGCCCAGCAGCAGGTTGAAGGTGTTGATTCAGTGTGA
- the LOC127791658 gene encoding uncharacterized protein LOC127791658, whose product MSRPLFLRIANEVEQHDPYFIQTTDAIGVLGLSSIQKIIAAYKILAYGIPTDYVDEYIRIGESTAILSLRRFVKAVVAVFGDHYLRPPNTSDITRLLQIGEQRDFPRMLGSIDCMHWKWKNCSTAWQANGHAPLVNYTINGHEYTMGYYLADGIYPN is encoded by the exons atgagtCGTCCTCTTTTTCTTCGAATTGCAAATGAGGTTGAACAACACGATCCATATTTCATCCAAACAACAGATGCCATTGGAGTTCTTGGTTTGTCATCCATTCAGAAGATAATAGCTGCTTACAAAATTCTTGCTTACGGAATACCGACAGATTATGTGGATGAATACATCAGAATTGGAGAAAGCACTGCCATACTTAGTCTAAGAAGGTTTGTGAAAGCTGTTGTTGCAGTGTTTGGGGACCATTACCTGAGGCCACCAAACACTAGCGATATTACTCGATTGCTACAGATAGGGGAACAACGTGACTTTCCCAGAATGTTAGGGAGTATTGATTGCATGCATTGGAAGTGGAAAAATTGTTCGACCGCATGGCAAG CAAATGGTCATGCTCCTCTAGTAAACTATACAATTAATGGCCATGAGTATACAATGGGATATTATCTAGCTGATGGTATTTATCCAAACTAG
- the LOC127792666 gene encoding vesicle-associated protein 4-2-like isoform X1, giving the protein MEAPAEQKRAWNLCGMSFCHSSNTVSSSSSQRVHQHSQVLDQSNLHSSKTVSSMAKSLLPARRRLSLDPQNKLYFPYEPGKQVRSAIRIKNTSKSYVAFKFQTTAPKSCYMRPPGGVLDPGKSLIATVFKFVEHPENNEKLVDQKSRVKFKIMSLKVEGAMDYVPEQFEEQRAQVVVEKVLQVVFLDPEQPCPALEKLNQQLAEAEAAMEARKKPPEETGPHIVGEGLVIDEWKERRERYLAQQQVEGVDSV; this is encoded by the exons ATGGAAGCGCCCGCCGAGCAAAAGAGGGCTTGGAACCTCTGTGGGATGTCGTTTTGCCACTCCTCAAACACcgtttcctcttcttcttcgcaGAGAGTTCACCAACACAGCCAAGTTTTGGATCAGTCCAATCTTCATTCTTCCAAGACAGTTTCGTCCATGGCCAAGTCCCTTCTCCCCGCTAGGCGCAGGCTCAGTCTGGATCCCCAGAATAAACTCTACTTTCCCT ATGAACCTGGTAAACAGGTCAGGAGCGCCATTAGAATTAAAAACACAAGCAAGTCTTATGTAGCTTTCAAG TTTCAAACAACTGCACCAAAAAGTTGTTATATGCGTCCTCCAGGAGGTGTTCTTGATCCTGGCAAAAGTCTTATTGCAACAG TGTTCAAGTTTGTGGAGCATCCAGAGAACAATGAGAAGCTGGTAGATCAGAAGAGCAGGGTTAAGTTCAAAATTATGAGCCTGAAAGTGGAAGGGGCTATGGATTATGTACCAGAGCAG TTTGAGGAGCAAAGGGCACAAGTAGTAGTGGAGAAGGTTCTGCAAGTTGTTTTCCTTGACCCTGAGCAACCTTGCCCT GCACTGGAAAAGCTTAATCAACAATTAGCTGAAGCCGAGGCTGCAATGGAGGCACGCAAAAAGCCTCCAGAAGAGACAGGCCCGCACATTGTTGGTGAAGGACTAGTTATAGATGAATGG aaagaaagaagggaaaGATACCTGGCCCAGCAGCAGGTTGAAGGTGTTGATTCAGTGTGA
- the LOC127792382 gene encoding uncharacterized protein LOC127792382, whose amino-acid sequence MNILQYPEGMNALDLQIWNNAVFDNGESEDTAITRRSSLSPLKTISVNRSESLGSVSSKENQSPVAGKSSVSIKTPAQVKPLQSNGVIGNSQGKPMNPLPKKSLIGNEAQVRDERKIDAEIEEIQMEISRLSSRLEALRLEKAEQKLKALERRGRVIPAKFMEQKQNGKNSDGTKLQRRGVSLGPAEILAAAKFRQQGKHEITPVQAMQSRRKSCFWKLQDIEEEKPTKERGKSLSISPKTRKTISKAQARQAATTVGPKKGLKKEDGHGILSTIQPKKLFKDGEKSAPAKKPVKPGRFVASRYAVQSTVNSAVRKRSFPENGKDDSKRCDKKRVSSSGRSSGSLPEINQSQETETMMKKKGWEIPGEVEIDRKLKDDQIETPLSASKMPDLLPRIRTLRSAIDSPRDSGPAKRISELIGRKSYFGHDDEDEEAEPPICQSLSFAEEEEEEERK is encoded by the coding sequence ATGAATATTCTGCAATACCCAGAAGGCATGAACGCGTTAGATCTTCAGATATGGAACAATGCCGTATTTGACAATGGCGAATCAGAAGATACGGCAATAACAAGAAGATCTTCTTTGTCTCCGTTAAAAACCATTTCGGTGAACCGATCGGAGTCGCTCGGTTCTGTGTCGAGCAAAGAAAACCAGAGTCCGGTGGCGGGAAAATCGTCTGTTTCCATCAAGACGCCGGCGCAAGTCAAGCCGCTGCAGTCGAATGGAGTAATTGGAAATTCACAAGGAAAGCCCATGAATCCACTTCCCAAGAAGAGCCTAATCGGAAACGAAGCCCAGGTTCGGGACGAAAGAAAGATTGATGCGGAGATTGAGGAGATTCAGATGGAAATCAGTCGATTGTCGTCTCGGCTGGAGGCGCTCCGCCTCGAAAAGGCGGAGCAGAAACTGAAAGCTTTGGAACGGCGGGGGAGAGTCATCCCGGCGAAGTTTATGGAGCAGAAGCAGAACGGTAAAAATTCAGATGGAACAAAATTGCAGCGGAGAGGGGTTAGTTTGGGGCCGGCGGAGATTCTGGCGGCGGCGAAATTCCGCCAACAGGGAAAGCACGAAATCACGCCGGTTCAGGCGATGCAGAGCCGAAGAAAATCTTGCTTCTGGAAGCTTCAGGACATTGAAGAAGAGAAACCGACGAAGGAAAGAGGGAAGAGCTTGAGCATTAGCCCCAAAACCAGGAAGACCATTTCCAAGGCTCAGGCTCGGCAAGCGGCCACAACGGTGGGACCAAAGAAAGGTTTGAAGAAAGAAGATGGGCATGGGATTCTTTCGACAATTCAGCCGAAGAAACTGTTCAAGGATGGGGAGAAATCAGCGCCAGCTAAGAAGCCGGTGAAGCCCGGCCGGTTTGTGGCCAGCCGGTATGCCGTACAGTCTACTGTCAACTCGGCAGTGAGAAAGCGATCTTTCCCAGAAAACGGGAAAGATGACAGCAAGAGATGTGATAAGAAGCGGGTTTCATCGAGTGGGAGATCCAGTGGATCATTGCCGGAAATAAACCAGAGTCAAGAAACAGAAacgatgatgaagaagaaggggTGGGAAATTCCGGGAGAAGTAGAAATTGACAGAAAATTAAAGGATGATCAAATTGAAACGCCATTATCGGCTTCCAAAATGCCCGACCTGCTTCCGAGGATCAGGACATTGAGGAGCGCCATTGACAGTCCCCGGGATTCGGGTCCGGCGAAGAGAATTTCAGAGTTAATCGGGAGGAAATCCTACTTTGGCCATGACGACGAGGATGAGGAGGCGGAGCCACCAATTTGCCAGTCCTTGAGTtttgcagaagaagaagaagaagaagaaaggaagtaa
- the LOC127792383 gene encoding uncharacterized protein LOC127792383, whose amino-acid sequence MSYLNRVWVAASVAVVSGHTDQGSKLKSGLKSLHQSKKRFSSSSTGPGGDPADLRPLSGMVGCDLDGVFGSSKGDERRKQADESLRQVMYLNCWAPS is encoded by the coding sequence ATGAGTTACCTGAACCGAGTCTGGGTGGCAGCGAGCGTCGCCGTCGTGAGCGGCCACACCGATCAAGGTTCCAAGTTGAAGTCCGGCCTCAAGTCTCTCCACCAAAGCAAGAAAcgcttctcctcctcctccacagGTCCCGGTGGGGATCCGGCGGATCTACGACCTCTATCTGGCATGGTCGGGTGCGACCTCGACGGCGTCTTCGGTAGCAGCAAGGGAGATGAGAGGAGGAAACAGGCCGACGAGTCGCTCCGGCAAGTCATGTACCTGAACTGCTGGGCGCCGAGCTGA